In Poecile atricapillus isolate bPoeAtr1 chromosome 12, bPoeAtr1.hap1, whole genome shotgun sequence, one DNA window encodes the following:
- the LOC131583731 gene encoding sestrin-3-like isoform X2: MIVCPQSVEHPRGSRCQRLPGQVVKMSSSDPECPQFLFVKVLASRGRLEAVTQQMGYHPQYLDSFLKTQHYLMHMDGPLPFDCRHYIAIMAAARHQCRYLVNLHVLQFLRAGGDPQWLRGLEFIPPKLRNLNEINKILAHRPWLITKEHIEKLLKISEWSWSLAELVHAVVLLAHCHALASFVFGCGCEQDEGLGGRGLLKPLSLGNQCFCEATAGNSYSQELLRINRKRSLDSCMDLDSLRERMQRIHVETEGRDEMRLLQQDREEDTDGEVTGATNLACYMQDPDFGYQDFARRDEDQTQVFRVQDYSWEDHGFSLVNRLYSDIGHLLDEKFRMVDGLQSSAMAKRQGCEPSVFKRGIWNYIHCMFGIRYDDYDYAEVNQLLERMLKVYIKTVTCYPEKTNSEMFDRFWKQFKHSEKVHVNLLILEARMQAELLYALQAITQYMIS; the protein is encoded by the exons ATGATCGTGTGTCCCCAGAGCGTGGAGCACCCCCGAGGAAGCCGATGCCAGCGGCTGCCGGGGCAG GTAGTGAAGATGTCCAGCAGTGACCCCGAGTGCCCCCAGTTCCTCTTTGTGAAGGTGCTGGCAAGCCGAGGGCGGCTGGAGGCGGTGACCCAGCAGATGGGCTACCACCCACAGTACCTTGACAGCTTCCTTAAGACACAGCACTACCTGATGCACATGGATGGCCCCCTGCCCTTTGACTGCCGGCACTACATTGCCATCATG GCGGCGGCCCGGCACCAGTGCCGGTACCTGGTGAACCTGCACGTGCTGCAGTTCCTGCGGGCAGGGGGAGACCCCCAGTGGCTGCGCGGCCTCGAATTCATCCCCCCCAAACTCCGCAACCTCAATGAGATCAACAAGATCCTGGCACACCGGCCATGGCTCATCACCAAGGAGCACATTGAG aagctgctgaagATCAGCGAGTGGAGCTGGTCACTGGCAGAGCTGGTGCACGCCGTCGTCCTCCTGGCACACTGCCATGCACTTGCCAGCTTTGTCTTCGGCTGTGGCTGTGAGCAGGACGAGGGGCTGGGGGGCCGAGGCTTGCTGAAGCCACTGTCACTCGGGAACCAGTGCTTCTGCGAGGCCACTGCCGGCAACAGCtacagccaggagctgctgcgtATCAACCGCAAGCGG TCCCTGGACTCCTGCATGGACCTGGATTCCCTCCGGGAACGCATGCAGCGGATCCATGTGGAAACTGAGGGCAGGGACGAGatgaggctgctgcagcaggaccgAGAGGAAG ATACTGATGGGGAAGTCACCGGTGCCACCAACCTTGCCTGCTATATGCAGGACCCTGACTTTGGATACCAGGACTTTGCCCGGCGCGACGAGGATCAGACGCAGGTATTCAGAGTCCAG GATTACTCCTGGGAAGACCATGGCTTCTCACTGGTCAACCGGCTCTACTCTGACATTGGGCATCTCCTGGATGAGAAGTTTAGGATGGTGGATGGTCTGCAAAGCAGTGCCATGGCCAAGCGGCAGGGCTGTGAACCTTCTGTTTTCAAGCGTGGCATTTGGAACTACATCCACTGCATGTTTGGCATTAG GTACGATGATTATGACTATGCAGAAGTGAATCAGCTCCTGGAGCGAATGCTCAAAGTTTACATTAAAACTGTCACCTGCTACCCAGAGAAGACAAACTCAGAAATGTTTGACAGGTTCTGGAAGCAGTTCAAGCACAGTGAAAAG GTCCACGTGAACCTGCTCATCCTGGAAGCCCGgatgcaggcagagctgctgtacGCGTTGCAGGCCATCACCCAGTACATGATCTCCTAG
- the IL2RG gene encoding cytokine receptor common subunit gamma → MAARGTFFVPVLLLLLLCGPGPYPAAVHSHPGVQCVLFNEEYMTCMWGSREMPTVNYSLFYWYKNTSDKEVECKHYLQDQGVRVGCHFKQNELIQFQPFHVLINASIGGKTLEISSKRMLLQDLVKPAAPVNLIIHNMSNNQLQLTWDSPYPKGNCLEHAVKYKSNKDTSWTELLVNGHVFSLPSVDYEKSYTFYVRSKINKYCGSTQLWSEWSVPVIWGSNSTSKGTVEEQLHWFGIRTVLVPIASCLLLLVLVILLVRTERVWVILMPRIPNPSKNFDELFITHNGNFQEWAGVPKDVMESFKTNYSENICYVTELPPKESHENLWDSSNHAPPPMPGPPGTPSEHSPYQNSYGKV, encoded by the exons ATGGCGGCTCGTGGCACTTTCTTCGTTCCcgtccttctcctcctcctcctctgtgggCCGGGTCCCtaccctgctgctgtccacagCCACCCAG GGGTGCAGTGTGTCCTCTTCAACGAGGAGTACATGACCTGCAtgtgggggagcagagagaTGCCCACAGTCAACTACTCCCTCTTCTACTG GTACAAGAATACATCTGACAAGGAGGTGGAGTGCAAGCACTACCTGCAGGACCAGGGTGTCAGGGTCGGCTGCCACTTCAAGCAGAAcgagctcatccagttccagcctTTCCATGTTCTCATCAATGCCAGCATCGGCGGCAAAACCCTGGAGATCTCCAGCAAGCGCATGTTGCTGCAGGACCTGG TGAAACCAGCGGCGCCAGTCAACCTGATCATCCACAACATGAGCAACAATCAGCTGCAGCTGACCTGGGACTCCCCATACCCCAAAGGCAACTGCCTGGAGCATGCTGTCAAGTACAAGAGCAACAAGGATACCAGCTGGACG GAACTCTTGGTGAATGGACATGTCTTCTCCTTACCCAGCGTGGACTATGAGAAGTCTTACACCTTCTACGTGCGCAGCAAGATCAACAAATACTGTGGCAGCACCCAGCTCTGGAGCGAGTGGAGCGTTCCTGTCATCTGGGGAAGCAACTCCACCAGCAAGG GCACGGTGGAGGAACAGCTGCACTGGTTTGGAATCCGCACAGTCTTGGTCCCCATTgcctcctgcctgctcctgctggtcCTTGTCATCCTGCTGGTGCGCACAGAAAG GGTATGGGTCATCCTGATGCCCcgaattcccaatcccagcaAGAATTTTGATGAGCTGTTCATCACCCACAATGGCAATTTCCAG GAATGGGCTGGAGTCCCCAAAGATGTCATGGAGAGTTTCAAGACCAACTACAGTGAGAACATCTGCTATGTGACTGAGCTGCCACCCAAGGAAAGCCATGAGAACCTCTGGGACAGCAGCAATCATGCACCACCTCCAATGCCTGGGCCCCCAGGCACCCCCAGTGAGCACAGCCCCTACCAGAACAGCTACGGGAAAGTGTGA
- the LOC131583731 gene encoding sestrin-3-like isoform X1: MIVCPQSVEHPRGSRCQRLPGQVVKMSSSDPECPQFLFVKVLASRGRLEAVTQQMGYHPQYLDSFLKTQHYLMHMDGPLPFDCRHYIAIMAAARHQCRYLVNLHVLQFLRAGGDPQWLRGLEFIPPKLRNLNEINKILAHRPWLITKEHIEKLLKISEWSWSLAELVHAVVLLAHCHALASFVFGCGCEQDEGLGGRGLLKPLSLGNQCFCEATAGNSYSQELLRINRKRSLDSCMDLDSLRERMQRIHVETEGRDEMRLLQQDREEGLSPLADTDGEVTGATNLACYMQDPDFGYQDFARRDEDQTQVFRVQDYSWEDHGFSLVNRLYSDIGHLLDEKFRMVDGLQSSAMAKRQGCEPSVFKRGIWNYIHCMFGIRYDDYDYAEVNQLLERMLKVYIKTVTCYPEKTNSEMFDRFWKQFKHSEKVHVNLLILEARMQAELLYALQAITQYMIS; this comes from the exons ATGATCGTGTGTCCCCAGAGCGTGGAGCACCCCCGAGGAAGCCGATGCCAGCGGCTGCCGGGGCAG GTAGTGAAGATGTCCAGCAGTGACCCCGAGTGCCCCCAGTTCCTCTTTGTGAAGGTGCTGGCAAGCCGAGGGCGGCTGGAGGCGGTGACCCAGCAGATGGGCTACCACCCACAGTACCTTGACAGCTTCCTTAAGACACAGCACTACCTGATGCACATGGATGGCCCCCTGCCCTTTGACTGCCGGCACTACATTGCCATCATG GCGGCGGCCCGGCACCAGTGCCGGTACCTGGTGAACCTGCACGTGCTGCAGTTCCTGCGGGCAGGGGGAGACCCCCAGTGGCTGCGCGGCCTCGAATTCATCCCCCCCAAACTCCGCAACCTCAATGAGATCAACAAGATCCTGGCACACCGGCCATGGCTCATCACCAAGGAGCACATTGAG aagctgctgaagATCAGCGAGTGGAGCTGGTCACTGGCAGAGCTGGTGCACGCCGTCGTCCTCCTGGCACACTGCCATGCACTTGCCAGCTTTGTCTTCGGCTGTGGCTGTGAGCAGGACGAGGGGCTGGGGGGCCGAGGCTTGCTGAAGCCACTGTCACTCGGGAACCAGTGCTTCTGCGAGGCCACTGCCGGCAACAGCtacagccaggagctgctgcgtATCAACCGCAAGCGG TCCCTGGACTCCTGCATGGACCTGGATTCCCTCCGGGAACGCATGCAGCGGATCCATGTGGAAACTGAGGGCAGGGACGAGatgaggctgctgcagcaggaccgAGAGGAAG GGCTCTCCCCTCTTGCAGATACTGATGGGGAAGTCACCGGTGCCACCAACCTTGCCTGCTATATGCAGGACCCTGACTTTGGATACCAGGACTTTGCCCGGCGCGACGAGGATCAGACGCAGGTATTCAGAGTCCAG GATTACTCCTGGGAAGACCATGGCTTCTCACTGGTCAACCGGCTCTACTCTGACATTGGGCATCTCCTGGATGAGAAGTTTAGGATGGTGGATGGTCTGCAAAGCAGTGCCATGGCCAAGCGGCAGGGCTGTGAACCTTCTGTTTTCAAGCGTGGCATTTGGAACTACATCCACTGCATGTTTGGCATTAG GTACGATGATTATGACTATGCAGAAGTGAATCAGCTCCTGGAGCGAATGCTCAAAGTTTACATTAAAACTGTCACCTGCTACCCAGAGAAGACAAACTCAGAAATGTTTGACAGGTTCTGGAAGCAGTTCAAGCACAGTGAAAAG GTCCACGTGAACCTGCTCATCCTGGAAGCCCGgatgcaggcagagctgctgtacGCGTTGCAGGCCATCACCCAGTACATGATCTCCTAG
- the LOC131583731 gene encoding sestrin-3-like isoform X3 has protein sequence MSSSDPECPQFLFVKVLASRGRLEAVTQQMGYHPQYLDSFLKTQHYLMHMDGPLPFDCRHYIAIMAAARHQCRYLVNLHVLQFLRAGGDPQWLRGLEFIPPKLRNLNEINKILAHRPWLITKEHIEKLLKISEWSWSLAELVHAVVLLAHCHALASFVFGCGCEQDEGLGGRGLLKPLSLGNQCFCEATAGNSYSQELLRINRKRSLDSCMDLDSLRERMQRIHVETEGRDEMRLLQQDREEGLSPLADTDGEVTGATNLACYMQDPDFGYQDFARRDEDQTQVFRVQDYSWEDHGFSLVNRLYSDIGHLLDEKFRMVDGLQSSAMAKRQGCEPSVFKRGIWNYIHCMFGIRYDDYDYAEVNQLLERMLKVYIKTVTCYPEKTNSEMFDRFWKQFKHSEKVHVNLLILEARMQAELLYALQAITQYMIS, from the exons ATGTCCAGCAGTGACCCCGAGTGCCCCCAGTTCCTCTTTGTGAAGGTGCTGGCAAGCCGAGGGCGGCTGGAGGCGGTGACCCAGCAGATGGGCTACCACCCACAGTACCTTGACAGCTTCCTTAAGACACAGCACTACCTGATGCACATGGATGGCCCCCTGCCCTTTGACTGCCGGCACTACATTGCCATCATG GCGGCGGCCCGGCACCAGTGCCGGTACCTGGTGAACCTGCACGTGCTGCAGTTCCTGCGGGCAGGGGGAGACCCCCAGTGGCTGCGCGGCCTCGAATTCATCCCCCCCAAACTCCGCAACCTCAATGAGATCAACAAGATCCTGGCACACCGGCCATGGCTCATCACCAAGGAGCACATTGAG aagctgctgaagATCAGCGAGTGGAGCTGGTCACTGGCAGAGCTGGTGCACGCCGTCGTCCTCCTGGCACACTGCCATGCACTTGCCAGCTTTGTCTTCGGCTGTGGCTGTGAGCAGGACGAGGGGCTGGGGGGCCGAGGCTTGCTGAAGCCACTGTCACTCGGGAACCAGTGCTTCTGCGAGGCCACTGCCGGCAACAGCtacagccaggagctgctgcgtATCAACCGCAAGCGG TCCCTGGACTCCTGCATGGACCTGGATTCCCTCCGGGAACGCATGCAGCGGATCCATGTGGAAACTGAGGGCAGGGACGAGatgaggctgctgcagcaggaccgAGAGGAAG GGCTCTCCCCTCTTGCAGATACTGATGGGGAAGTCACCGGTGCCACCAACCTTGCCTGCTATATGCAGGACCCTGACTTTGGATACCAGGACTTTGCCCGGCGCGACGAGGATCAGACGCAGGTATTCAGAGTCCAG GATTACTCCTGGGAAGACCATGGCTTCTCACTGGTCAACCGGCTCTACTCTGACATTGGGCATCTCCTGGATGAGAAGTTTAGGATGGTGGATGGTCTGCAAAGCAGTGCCATGGCCAAGCGGCAGGGCTGTGAACCTTCTGTTTTCAAGCGTGGCATTTGGAACTACATCCACTGCATGTTTGGCATTAG GTACGATGATTATGACTATGCAGAAGTGAATCAGCTCCTGGAGCGAATGCTCAAAGTTTACATTAAAACTGTCACCTGCTACCCAGAGAAGACAAACTCAGAAATGTTTGACAGGTTCTGGAAGCAGTTCAAGCACAGTGAAAAG GTCCACGTGAACCTGCTCATCCTGGAAGCCCGgatgcaggcagagctgctgtacGCGTTGCAGGCCATCACCCAGTACATGATCTCCTAG